From the Montipora capricornis isolate CH-2021 chromosome 2, ASM3666992v2, whole genome shotgun sequence genome, one window contains:
- the LOC138024144 gene encoding uncharacterized protein: protein MTGDEQSCVLTVKVLSGTAMDDLIQLISLNCPEGVTTVKNLREFQTFLQALQHPIVRHYYCPRKGCQVYIGVNEPGSKDTCFLCSEPLSQDNFFLELPIESQLGDLLSDTNFLEKLNYHFNRTKSDPEAVEDIYDGELYQMLFKEGGFLLV, encoded by the exons ATGACCGGGGATGAACAAAGCTGTGTTTTAACAGTGAAGGTTTTGTCTGGGACTGCTATGGATGATCTAATACAACTCATATCTCTTAACTGTCCAGAAGGTGTAACTACTGTCAAAAActtaagagaatttcagacaTTCCTGCAAGCTCTGCAACATCCCATTGTCAGACATTACTATTGCCCAAGAAAGGGATGCCAAGTTTACATTGGGGTCAACGAACCTGGAAGCAAAGATACATGCTTTTTATGTAGTGAGCCTCTTTCACAAGACAATTTCTTCTTGGAGCTTCCTATAGAAAGCCAACTCGGGGATCTCCTTTCAG ACACCAACTTTCTGGAAAAACTCAACTATCACTTCAACAGGACCAAATCTGACCCAGAAGCAGTTGAAGATATTTATGATGGCGAACTGTATCAGATGCTTTTCAAAGAAGGAGGTTTCCTGTTGGTGTAG
- the LOC138024210 gene encoding uncharacterized protein has protein sequence MLRLGKHINNVLSTSNIPTINSSTFKQREREVGKTIETVARASCQDLLSNERAQILNDGFQPDEDNLVSIPCSFDMGWQKRGKGHNSHTGHAAVMSLTTGKVLDYTTRTKTCRFCDQGKNSNKTVKVHDCRKNHNASSKAMEPASAVEMFNNAPKQKVKYALYTGDDDSTTEAHIRQKDSYGVEKFSDIIHMKRSLTTRLYNLSHNTKFANSSILSQKVINYLVKCFSYGVAQNKGNAKAIQKAINCIVPHAFGDHKNCDNKWCRFMQDPASYKHHDLPYGKDLFGDKLRSALENIFSDYCTDAVPDKLAPMTNSQRNETLNSVVGSKNPKIRFYGGSESNDFRVACGVAQTNLRYGYVSQTLEALNIEPGKYCTEYNNRMTTKVLQDKIRKSTVDFKRRRSQLNSQKCSQTARKEAREGKTYETGIGLNLELTSIVSSPITDCQACVMAIPHNQFKAIEDFAPKITLRPVAKEVKYENSIFYNFLIFDTETNATGKSAEICFTQVLSLHHAHTGHRFACLKS, from the coding sequence ATGCTAAGATTGGGCAAACACATCAACAATGTACTGTCAACTAGTAACATTCCAACTATCAATTCTTCCACATTTAAACAGAGAGAAAGGGAAGTAGGTAAAACCATTGAAACTGTGGCCCGAGCAAGCTGTCAAGATTTACTAAGTAATGAGAGGGCACAAATACTTAATGATGGTTTCCAACCAGATGAGGATAATTTGGTTTCAATTCCTTGCTCATTTGACATGGGCTGGCAGAAGAGGGGCAAAGGCCATAATTCACATACTGGTCATGCAGCAGTAATGAGCCTAACAACTGGTAAAGTTTTGGATTATACCACAAGAACCAAGACTTGCAGATTCTGTGACCAAGGCAAAAATAGCAACAAAACAGTTAAAGTACACGATTGTCGCAAAAATCACAATGCTTCATCAAAGGCAATGGAGCCTGCCTCAGCTGTGGAGATGTTTAACAATGCCCCAAAACAAAAAGTGAAGTATGCATTGTATACTGGAGATGATGACTCCACAACTGAAGCTCACATTCGACAGAAAGACTCCTATGGAGTTGAAAAGTTTAGTGACATAATACATATGAAGAGATCCTTAACAACACGTTTATATAATTTAAGCCATAACACCAAATTTGCCAACAGCTCCATCTTGTCGCAAAAGGTAATAAATTACCTGGTAAAGTGTTTTTCATATGGTGTTGCACAGAACAAAGGAAATGCTAAAGCAATCCAGAAAGCCATTAATTGCATTGTTCCCCATGCATTTGGCGACCATAAGAACTGTGACAATAAGTGGTGTAGATTCATGCAAGATCCAGCTTCGTAtaaacatcatgaccttccaTATGGGAAAGACTTGTTTGGAGACAAATTGAGATCTGCCCTTGAAAACATATTCAGTGATTACTGTACTGATGCAGTGCCTGACAAATTAGCCCCCATGACAAATTCACAAAGGAATGAAACTCTAAACAGTGTGGTTGGTTcgaaaaatccaaaaatcaGGTTCTATGGGGGAAGTGAAAGCAATGACTTTCGTGTCGCGTGTGGCGTTGCACAAACTAACCTAAGATATGGATATGTTAGCCAAACCCTTGAAGCACTCAATATCGAGCCAGGAAAATACTGTACAGAATATAACAACAGAATGACAACTAAAGTTCTTCAAGATAAAATCAGAAAATCAACCGTGGATTTTAAACGCAGAAGATCTCAACTTAACTCTCAAAAGTGTTCACAGACAGCCAGGAAAGAAGCCCGAGAGGGCAAAACTTATGAAACAGGTATTGGCCTAAATCTTGAGTTGACATCTATCGTGTCCTCTCCTATTACCGATTGTCAAGCATGTGTAATGGCAATCCCACATAACCAGTTTAAAGCAATTGAGGACTTTGCCCCAAAGATTACCCTTAGGCCTGTTGCAAAAGAAGTGAAATACGAAAATAGCATTTTCTATAACTTCTTAATTTTTGACACCGAAACAAATGCAACAGGTAAATCTGCGGAAATCTGCTTCACACAAGTTCTCAGCCTACATCATGCCCACACAGGACATCGATTTGCATGCCTCAAAAGttaa